One Fuerstiella marisgermanici DNA window includes the following coding sequences:
- the murQ gene encoding N-acetylmuramic acid 6-phosphate etherase: MPAASPNIDLNRLTTEAVNPASAKIDTLSPLEIVRLMNAEDMTVPQAVAREEASIAQAIEVITERIRSGGRLIYIGAGTSGRLGVLDASECPPTFSTPPEMVVGLIAGGDSALRKAAEGVEDHPEAAVEDLQKIQLNEKDVLVGIAASGRTPYVIGGLEFARRVGAFAIGFSCNESSPLVDVSDLMITPVVGPEIITGSTRMKSGTATKLVLNMLTTGTMVQLGKTFGNLMVDLRASNTKLVARTRRLVIQLTGVSEERAEEVLQACDGELKTAVVVLKSNVDPAAARAILRECGQQLRPAIDGTAESCNA, translated from the coding sequence ATGCCTGCCGCCTCGCCGAACATCGACCTCAATCGCCTGACGACCGAAGCCGTTAATCCGGCTTCCGCAAAAATCGACACGTTGTCGCCGCTGGAGATTGTGCGGCTGATGAATGCCGAGGACATGACGGTGCCTCAAGCGGTCGCTCGCGAAGAGGCGTCGATTGCGCAGGCCATCGAAGTGATCACCGAACGTATTCGAAGTGGCGGGCGACTGATTTATATCGGTGCCGGTACATCCGGTCGGCTGGGGGTTCTGGATGCGTCTGAATGTCCGCCGACGTTTAGCACACCGCCGGAGATGGTGGTGGGCCTGATTGCTGGTGGCGATTCTGCGTTGCGAAAAGCGGCCGAAGGTGTCGAAGATCACCCGGAAGCTGCCGTCGAAGATCTACAGAAAATTCAGCTTAACGAGAAGGATGTGTTGGTCGGAATTGCGGCCAGCGGTCGCACCCCGTATGTCATCGGAGGTCTGGAATTCGCACGCCGCGTCGGTGCGTTTGCGATCGGATTTTCGTGTAACGAATCTTCGCCACTCGTCGACGTTTCTGACTTGATGATCACACCGGTCGTAGGGCCCGAGATCATTACGGGGTCGACTCGCATGAAATCCGGCACAGCAACGAAGCTTGTTTTGAACATGCTCACCACGGGCACAATGGTGCAGCTTGGCAAGACGTTCGGCAACCTGATGGTCGATCTGCGTGCCAGCAATACGAAGCTGGTCGCTCGCACCCGTCGGTTGGTGATTCAGTTGACCGGTGTTTCTGAAGAACGTGCCGAAGAAGTGCTGCAGGCCTGTGACGGCGAACTGAAAACGGCTGTCGTGGTGCTGAAGAGCAACGTTGATCCGGCCGCTGCGCGAGCCATCCTTCGTGAATGCGGCCAACAGCTGCGACCGGCCATCGACGGCACAGCGGAAAGCTGTAACGCGTGA
- a CDS encoding N-acetylglucosamine kinase, producing MTASHDNLVIGVDAGGTKTTAWIAPLDAPPGDEPACAKPLAVGAASGGNMRAIGFEAAATAVREAIDSAFAAAGLSVQPVAGFCLSAAGAGRSAEQQQWQQWAEVQQVASQVLVTGDAEPILAAASADNVGIALISGTGSLAWARNFAGEIQRAGGWGYLFGDEGSGYAISIAGLKAAARAIDGRGEQTALVSAWLDRLGVSIGTDLIEAVYGSQLSRAAIAAHADVVFDVADAGDEVAIQITSDAARDLAEMVKRLAQRPGFLHDDFALGMAGGVLVKQPKFRIQVADLAGVEPGRVKLVEAPVAGAVALARGLAAGSRR from the coding sequence GTGACGGCTTCTCATGACAACCTGGTCATTGGAGTGGACGCGGGCGGCACGAAAACCACGGCGTGGATTGCTCCACTGGACGCGCCCCCCGGCGATGAACCAGCGTGTGCGAAGCCTCTTGCCGTGGGGGCGGCGAGTGGCGGAAACATGCGTGCCATCGGGTTTGAAGCGGCAGCCACCGCGGTGCGTGAAGCGATTGATTCCGCGTTTGCGGCGGCTGGATTGTCGGTTCAACCTGTTGCGGGATTCTGTCTTTCGGCCGCTGGAGCAGGTCGCAGCGCTGAACAGCAACAATGGCAACAGTGGGCCGAAGTGCAGCAGGTTGCGAGTCAGGTTCTGGTGACCGGCGACGCCGAACCGATTCTGGCGGCGGCCTCAGCCGACAACGTTGGCATCGCTCTGATCAGCGGGACGGGCTCACTCGCGTGGGCACGCAATTTCGCTGGCGAAATTCAACGCGCCGGCGGGTGGGGCTATCTGTTCGGGGACGAAGGCAGCGGTTACGCGATTTCAATTGCAGGCTTAAAAGCGGCCGCGCGAGCGATCGACGGTCGCGGTGAACAAACGGCACTCGTGTCCGCCTGGCTGGACCGATTGGGCGTGAGTATCGGTACCGACCTGATCGAAGCCGTTTATGGTTCGCAGTTGTCTCGCGCGGCGATCGCAGCACACGCAGACGTGGTGTTCGATGTCGCGGATGCGGGCGACGAAGTGGCCATTCAAATTACTTCCGATGCGGCGCGAGATCTGGCGGAAATGGTAAAGCGCCTGGCGCAGCGGCCCGGCTTCTTGCACGATGATTTCGCGCTCGGCATGGCTGGGGGAGTTCTTGTGAAACAGCCAAAGTTTCGAATTCAAGTGGCGGACTTAGCTGGCGTCGAACCTGGCCGCGTGAAGTTGGTTGAAGCCCCGGTTGCGGGCGCCGTTGCTCTTGCCAGAGGCTTGGCAGCAGGTTCGCGCCGATGA
- a CDS encoding carbohydrate kinase family protein, whose protein sequence is MTVLGIGTVVVDHVVELSGFPEADTKAAAVHHWRQLGGPVPVALSTAAFYGSQCHFLGRWANDDHGRLIERTLVERQIVFEQPAAESHWSTGFAHVWGDTTTGSRTIAFSRGEFPVPDEADIDEAVLANCRLLHLDGWAIGAALKAATIVKRNGGRVVLDAGSVKPGLKDLLPLVDVLIASALFRRSHFGTETVAATDMRGLVRGSVIATDGANGASWITPDEILHEPALAITAVDTNGAGDIFSGSVLHGLDRNWSRGKILKFANRVAGHACTQRGNDSWPADAADS, encoded by the coding sequence ATGACGGTGTTAGGCATAGGCACGGTCGTCGTCGATCACGTGGTGGAACTGTCTGGTTTTCCTGAGGCGGACACGAAGGCAGCGGCCGTTCACCATTGGCGGCAGCTTGGCGGCCCGGTCCCGGTTGCACTGTCGACGGCTGCGTTCTACGGATCGCAGTGTCATTTTCTGGGACGCTGGGCCAACGACGATCATGGTCGGCTGATTGAACGCACGCTCGTGGAACGGCAGATCGTCTTCGAACAACCGGCAGCCGAATCGCATTGGTCGACCGGGTTCGCTCACGTTTGGGGCGACACAACAACCGGGTCGCGCACGATTGCGTTTTCTCGCGGTGAATTTCCGGTGCCGGACGAAGCGGACATCGACGAGGCAGTGTTGGCAAACTGCCGCTTGCTGCATCTGGACGGCTGGGCAATCGGCGCGGCGTTGAAGGCGGCGACGATTGTCAAACGGAATGGTGGGCGAGTCGTGTTGGATGCCGGTTCGGTTAAGCCGGGGCTGAAGGATCTGTTGCCGTTGGTGGACGTGTTGATTGCTTCTGCCCTGTTTCGCAGAAGTCATTTCGGCACTGAGACTGTCGCCGCGACGGATATGCGAGGCCTTGTGCGTGGCAGCGTTATCGCGACCGATGGAGCGAACGGAGCGTCCTGGATTACACCGGACGAAATCCTTCACGAACCCGCGTTGGCGATCACGGCGGTGGATACCAACGGAGCGGGCGACATCTTCAGTGGCAGCGTTCTGCACGGACTGGATCGCAACTGGTCTCGCGGAAAGATCCTGAAATTCGCAAACCGAGTTGCGGGGCACGCTTGCACTCAGCGAGGCAACGATTCCTGGCCTGCAGATGCAGCAGATTCATGA
- a CDS encoding DUF1559 domain-containing protein has translation MATIIQCPNCSKKLKVGDIAPGKKVRCPACKEPFVPVAAGTKPAAAKPAAAAAAPSAKAAAPKAETAKPTAKKAAPQAKAKPKAKPAAKPKPKRKPAPVTDDYVDFGDDEMYDDDGYGDDGYDDDGFDDGGGFDEAPRRPKSSKGGGKGGKASAKKGKGKAKSGEKSKAPLFIGLGVLAVALIGGGVFFLMQGGGDTATASADMPGDSAMGMDDMGMNDAAGMALSPDLGHGAQDSGGGANAEPSGHDAGGAAGGMTAAVADNGNTSAAGANPVASTFGAPGSTASAGGMDTGGTAPNALPPVSGTLPPIGTQDSVVSTQWLPAGSEVVGQLDIGKLLAGPLGQLLQNPLVAPQIQELQAKAGFSPTDISSVTIGVGGISGVIKSGQKPTPDAFPATVVIRATKNVEASQLVELIPKAEMATDGSVSYVRIPEQPPVAIWLPDSTTAVMGAESVVLKVAGDSASLSGFDTALLDGSSTIQFAFSPSDPDAIFRHPKAKLPPQVRAQGQTTPKAFEMIDTFLKHARGASIGLNLTNDLGVTMGVRSMDAAGAQAYSAAAQAAQEESKAQPAQQVPPMMAPFMALGQKMTDSFKLETAGDLTRTSMNAEGGGQQLAAFAPMVIPFVMQAQQAAQRAAAQAASRMPQPVNNMKEIALAMHNFHDVYQRFPNAASVDPTGKKLLSWRVHLLPFLNHEDLYNQFKLDEPWDSPANRPLADQMPDVYRPMNKNVPSGRTLLQVPVGPGTLFEGGTGRSIRECTDGTSNTILFVETAPDRAVYWTQPDDLALDAANPLAGLVDPSGKNFEAVLADGSLRSIEATTPPDVIKALMTRNGGEAVPADF, from the coding sequence ATGGCAACGATAATTCAGTGCCCCAACTGTTCAAAAAAACTGAAGGTTGGCGATATCGCTCCCGGCAAAAAGGTCCGCTGCCCAGCCTGCAAAGAGCCTTTCGTTCCTGTTGCCGCTGGAACTAAGCCAGCCGCCGCTAAACCGGCTGCAGCTGCTGCCGCGCCCAGTGCAAAGGCAGCGGCACCGAAGGCAGAAACAGCGAAGCCGACCGCTAAGAAGGCGGCACCTCAGGCAAAAGCAAAGCCGAAGGCAAAACCGGCAGCCAAGCCGAAACCCAAACGCAAGCCAGCCCCGGTGACAGACGACTACGTCGATTTCGGCGACGACGAAATGTACGACGACGATGGATATGGGGACGACGGCTACGACGATGATGGCTTCGATGACGGCGGCGGATTTGATGAGGCCCCTCGTCGGCCCAAATCGTCGAAAGGTGGCGGTAAAGGCGGCAAGGCGTCGGCGAAGAAAGGAAAAGGAAAGGCGAAGTCTGGAGAAAAATCTAAAGCACCGCTGTTTATCGGACTCGGCGTTTTAGCTGTGGCACTAATCGGTGGTGGTGTGTTCTTTCTGATGCAGGGCGGAGGTGACACGGCCACCGCGTCCGCCGACATGCCCGGTGACAGTGCTATGGGCATGGACGATATGGGCATGAACGACGCGGCTGGCATGGCGTTGTCTCCGGACTTGGGTCACGGGGCACAGGATTCAGGCGGCGGCGCGAATGCCGAACCGTCTGGGCACGATGCCGGTGGCGCAGCCGGCGGTATGACGGCAGCGGTGGCCGACAACGGAAATACTTCGGCGGCTGGCGCGAACCCTGTGGCATCGACTTTTGGGGCGCCGGGAAGCACGGCATCGGCTGGCGGGATGGATACCGGCGGCACGGCCCCGAACGCGTTGCCACCCGTTTCCGGCACGCTGCCACCAATCGGAACACAAGACAGTGTTGTCAGTACTCAATGGCTGCCGGCAGGCTCCGAGGTTGTTGGCCAGTTAGACATTGGCAAACTGCTGGCCGGGCCGCTAGGCCAGCTCTTGCAAAACCCTTTGGTCGCTCCGCAGATTCAGGAACTTCAAGCTAAGGCCGGGTTCAGCCCAACCGACATTTCGTCAGTGACGATCGGCGTCGGCGGGATTTCGGGAGTCATCAAAAGTGGACAGAAGCCAACTCCGGATGCTTTCCCGGCGACCGTCGTTATTCGTGCCACAAAAAATGTGGAAGCGTCACAGCTTGTCGAACTGATTCCGAAGGCGGAGATGGCCACGGACGGATCGGTTTCTTACGTCCGAATTCCAGAACAACCGCCGGTTGCTATCTGGCTTCCCGATTCGACCACAGCGGTGATGGGAGCGGAGAGTGTCGTGCTAAAAGTGGCAGGCGATTCGGCGTCACTAAGTGGATTCGACACGGCGCTATTGGACGGCAGTTCGACCATCCAGTTTGCCTTTTCTCCGTCAGACCCGGACGCGATTTTTCGGCATCCCAAGGCTAAGCTTCCGCCTCAGGTACGAGCTCAGGGGCAGACGACTCCGAAAGCATTTGAGATGATTGACACGTTTCTAAAGCACGCACGAGGTGCTTCAATCGGGTTGAACCTGACCAATGACCTTGGCGTCACAATGGGCGTGCGATCCATGGATGCTGCGGGAGCTCAGGCGTATTCAGCAGCAGCTCAGGCGGCTCAGGAAGAAAGCAAGGCTCAACCAGCTCAGCAGGTGCCGCCCATGATGGCTCCGTTTATGGCATTGGGCCAGAAGATGACGGATTCCTTCAAGCTGGAAACAGCGGGCGACCTGACCCGGACATCCATGAACGCAGAAGGCGGCGGCCAGCAGCTCGCGGCGTTTGCTCCGATGGTGATACCGTTTGTTATGCAGGCCCAGCAGGCGGCTCAAAGAGCGGCTGCTCAGGCGGCGAGTCGAATGCCGCAGCCAGTCAACAATATGAAAGAAATCGCACTGGCGATGCACAACTTTCACGACGTGTATCAACGGTTCCCGAATGCGGCTTCTGTGGACCCAACTGGAAAGAAGCTGTTAAGTTGGCGTGTCCACCTTCTGCCGTTCTTGAACCACGAAGATCTTTACAACCAGTTCAAGCTGGACGAACCGTGGGACAGCCCAGCAAACCGACCGCTGGCCGATCAAATGCCGGATGTGTATCGTCCGATGAACAAGAATGTGCCTTCGGGTAGGACCTTGTTGCAGGTGCCAGTCGGCCCTGGCACTTTGTTTGAAGGTGGGACGGGACGATCCATACGCGAATGCACGGACGGTACTTCCAACACAATTCTGTTTGTCGAAACGGCTCCTGATCGAGCCGTCTACTGGACTCAGCCCGATGATTTGGCACTCGACGCTGCCAACCCGCTTGCTGGTTTGGTCGATCCGAGTGGAAAGAATTTCGAGGCGGTCCTTGCCGATGGTTCATTGCGATCGATCGAGGCAACAACGCCGCCAGACGTGATTAAGGCACTCATGACTCGCAATGGCGGCGAAGCGGTTCCTGCCGATTTCTGA